A single Nicotiana tabacum cultivar K326 chromosome 5, ASM71507v2, whole genome shotgun sequence DNA region contains:
- the LOC107791392 gene encoding uncharacterized protein LOC107791392: MDPLIRSKVLMVVKIPRKLIKWWKMSSSLEQHELMQKLGTLTSLLDITPRPDLVEAMLTYWDPQNLIFRFGECEMTPTLAEMSGLTRLSYIGKDMILPRDHSRTRFLSDLGLKDNKHLKCLKQSWISLDYLFTKFGPQDSFDVFWDEFCTTKAKWQKRRLKAFSLDLLGLLVFPLDERHISTRLQSVVMVLFHEKQCKIVTVVPMILAELYRALSEVRGGVRYFEGSNLLLQLWMMEHLHTASLLYSIDRALRDRVVCIERRMKYPKFTYPVGVTTWIEFLGLRTNGNVLWAYFWLPLDHILVGCLMQPFLMLIRLKCVRSYTPVRVMRQLGRRQEEPPTLNIRRHIINFSKKVDDEIRYVQYWNNAKRMKKNTLVEDVGRPECTQEYLIWLQSVPPGVSTPLPAQLRGRAVHTDDFEEASDQDPWDKLELIKS; this comes from the coding sequence ATGGACCCGCTGATTCGATCCAAAGTGCTGATGGTAGTAAAGATTCCTAGGAAGTTGATCAAGTGGTGGAAAATGTCTTCATCGTTAGAGCAACATGAGTTAATGCAGAAATTGGGCACCCTAACTTCCCTTCTTGATATCACACCCCGCCCAGATTTAGTGGAGGCGATGCTGACTTATTGGGATCCGCAAAATTTGATTTTCAGATTTGGAGAGTGTGAGATGACTCCTACCTTGGCGGAAATGTCTGGTCTCACTCGTTTAAGCTATATAGGCAAGGACATGATACTTCCCCGAGACCACTCTAGGACAAGATTCCTCAGCGACCTGGGCTTGAAAGATAACAAGCATTTAAAATGCCTCAAGCAGTCCTGGATATCTTTGGATTATTTGTTTACTAAATTTGGACCACAGGATAGTTTTGACGTCTTTTGGGATGAGTTTTGCACAACCAAGGCAAAATGGCAAAAACGTCGCCTCAAAGCTTTCAGCCTTGACTTGTTGGGATTATTGGTTTTTCCATTAGATGAGAGGCATATCAGCACCCGTCTACAGTCAGTGGTAATGGTACTATTTCATGAGAAGCAATGCAAAATCGTTACCGTTGTACCGATGATCTTAGCAGAGTTGTACCGAGCCCTGAGTGAGGTTAGGGGAGGTGTCAGGTATTTTGAAGGAAGTAACCTTTTGCTACAATTGTGGATGATGGAGCATTTGCACACCGCTTCCTTACTTTATTCCATCGACCGTGCCTTGAGGGATCGGGTGGTATGCATCGAGCGTAGGATGAAATATCCTAAGTTTACATACCCAGTAGGCGTCACAACTTGGATTGAGTTCCTTGGTTTGAGGACAAATGGGAATGTTTTATGGGCTTATTTTTGGCTACCTTTGGACCATATCTTGGTAGGATGCCTCATGCAGCCTTTCCTGATGCTGATAAGACTCAAGTGTGTCAGGTCGTACACTCCTGTTAGGGTAATGCGACAGTTGGGAAGAAGACAAGAGGAGCCTCCAACTTTGAATATTCGGAGGCACATCATAAATTTTAGCAAAAAGGTGGATGATGAAATCAGGTATGTGCAATACTGGAACAATGcaaagaggatgaagaaaaataCATTAGTAGAGGACGTTGGCAGGCCCGAGTGTACTCAAGAGTACTTGATTTGGTTACAGTCTGTCCCACCAGGGGTCAGCACCCCATTGCCAGCACAACTTAGGGGTCGGGCAGTTCATACAGATGATTTTGAGGAGGCATCGGACCAAGATCCCTGGGATAAGCTTGAGTTGATAAAGTCTTAG